One stretch of Halobacillus litoralis DNA includes these proteins:
- a CDS encoding hydroxymethylglutaryl-CoA lyase, translated as MLEWPEKVTIKEVGPRDGLQNEPVEVPLQDKVAWIDLLSEAGYSYIEFSSFVHPKWIPQLKDAKEVAEMISRKKGITYAALVPNRRGLEAAIDTDVNEVSVFMSASDTHNKKNINKSIEETYPVLKEVVQEAKLEGKSVRGYVSTVFGCPYEGAIATDQVARVSERLLDMGIDELSLGDTIGVANPRQVDQALSEWKQWLPFDKLAMHFHNTRGMALSNVLVSMQHNITTFDAALGGLGGCPYAKGASGNLATDDLVHMLHQMGIETGIDEEKLKEAAVYIQRVLNKALPSHQMQVVNKERV; from the coding sequence ATGTTGGAATGGCCTGAAAAAGTCACCATTAAAGAAGTCGGTCCGCGTGATGGCTTGCAGAATGAACCTGTAGAAGTGCCGCTTCAAGATAAGGTTGCCTGGATCGACCTTTTGTCAGAAGCGGGATATTCGTACATCGAATTTAGTTCATTCGTCCATCCGAAGTGGATCCCACAGTTGAAAGATGCAAAAGAAGTGGCAGAGATGATCTCCCGAAAAAAAGGGATCACCTATGCCGCTCTCGTCCCTAACCGGCGAGGGCTAGAAGCAGCGATCGATACGGACGTGAATGAAGTTTCTGTATTCATGTCCGCTTCCGATACGCATAACAAAAAAAATATCAACAAGTCTATTGAAGAAACGTATCCGGTTCTGAAAGAAGTTGTCCAAGAAGCAAAATTAGAAGGTAAGAGTGTTAGAGGTTATGTCTCTACGGTTTTTGGATGTCCTTATGAAGGAGCCATTGCTACAGACCAGGTCGCGCGGGTAAGTGAGCGTCTACTGGACATGGGCATTGACGAGCTCTCTTTAGGAGATACGATTGGTGTAGCAAATCCAAGACAAGTGGATCAAGCGCTTTCCGAATGGAAACAATGGCTGCCTTTCGATAAGCTTGCCATGCATTTTCACAATACCAGAGGGATGGCCTTATCCAACGTTCTTGTCTCCATGCAGCATAACATCACCACTTTTGATGCGGCCCTGGGAGGGCTCGGCGGCTGTCCTTATGCCAAAGGAGCTTCCGGAAACTTAGCAACCGACGATCTTGTGCACATGCTCCATCAAATGGGTATTGAAACAGGGATCGACGAAGAAAAACTGAAGGAAGCGGCCGTTTATATCCAGCGCGTCCTGAATAAGGCATTGCCAAGTCATCAAATGCAAGTGGTAAACAAAGAAAGGGTGTAA
- a CDS encoding acyl-CoA carboxylase subunit beta, with translation MPTNETLEERAKKIASGGAEKYHSKNAEKGKMFVRERLQLLFDDNIDIEDAFFANCQDDSLPADGVVTGIGKINGEKVCVMANDSTVKAGSWGARTVEKIIRIQETALKLNVPMLYLVDSAGARITDQVEMFPNRRGAGRIFHNQIKLSGRVPQVCLLFGPSAAGGAYIPAFCDIVVMVDGNASMYLGSPRMAEKVIGEKVSLEEMGGANMHCSVSGCGDVLAKDESDAIAFARKYLSYFPQSYRELPKKAESREPAPFEKSVEELIPKNQNAPFDMYQLIDRLIDDHSFCEIKKKFAPELITGLSRIEGRPVGIIANQPRAKGGVLFPDSADKAAKFIQLCDAFNIPLLFLADIPGFMIGTKVERAGIIRHGAKMLSAMSEATVPKISVVVRKAYGAGLYAMAGPAFEPDACLALPTAQIAVMGPEAAVNAVYANKIAALPEEERPAFIKEKHEEYRENIDIYRLASEMVIDDIVQPNKLREELSTRYDAYETKDVLFTERKHGVYPV, from the coding sequence ATGCCTACAAATGAAACGTTAGAAGAACGAGCGAAGAAAATTGCTTCTGGTGGTGCTGAAAAGTATCATAGCAAGAATGCTGAAAAAGGAAAAATGTTCGTGCGTGAACGTCTACAGCTTCTGTTTGATGACAACATCGATATTGAAGATGCTTTTTTTGCTAATTGTCAGGATGATTCCCTCCCTGCTGATGGTGTCGTCACAGGCATCGGGAAGATCAACGGAGAAAAAGTATGTGTAATGGCCAACGATTCCACCGTAAAAGCGGGTTCATGGGGAGCGCGGACCGTTGAAAAAATCATACGGATTCAGGAAACCGCATTAAAACTGAATGTACCGATGCTTTACCTTGTCGACTCTGCAGGGGCAAGGATTACCGATCAGGTGGAGATGTTCCCTAATCGTCGCGGAGCAGGACGTATTTTCCATAATCAAATCAAACTATCCGGCCGTGTGCCACAAGTCTGTTTATTATTCGGACCTTCCGCAGCGGGTGGGGCCTACATACCTGCCTTTTGCGATATCGTCGTCATGGTCGATGGTAATGCCTCGATGTATTTAGGTTCCCCGCGTATGGCAGAGAAAGTTATTGGTGAAAAAGTGTCGCTCGAGGAAATGGGTGGTGCGAATATGCATTGTTCCGTCTCTGGTTGCGGGGATGTACTCGCGAAGGATGAAAGTGATGCGATTGCATTCGCCAGAAAATATTTGAGCTATTTCCCACAGTCCTACAGGGAATTACCGAAAAAGGCAGAATCAAGAGAGCCTGCTCCGTTTGAGAAGAGCGTGGAAGAATTGATTCCAAAAAACCAAAATGCCCCGTTTGATATGTATCAGTTGATTGATCGTCTCATTGATGATCATTCGTTCTGTGAAATTAAGAAAAAGTTTGCTCCGGAGCTCATTACAGGTCTATCGAGAATCGAAGGGCGGCCTGTAGGAATTATCGCCAATCAGCCGAGAGCAAAAGGAGGCGTCCTTTTCCCTGATTCCGCAGATAAAGCAGCGAAATTCATCCAGCTCTGTGATGCCTTTAATATTCCGCTGCTTTTCCTTGCTGATATTCCAGGGTTTATGATCGGAACGAAAGTCGAGCGTGCAGGGATTATCCGTCACGGGGCGAAGATGCTTTCTGCGATGAGCGAGGCGACCGTACCTAAAATTTCTGTTGTTGTTCGTAAAGCCTACGGAGCAGGACTCTATGCAATGGCAGGACCTGCGTTTGAGCCGGATGCATGTCTAGCTTTGCCTACCGCACAGATTGCTGTCATGGGTCCAGAAGCGGCTGTAAACGCTGTTTATGCTAATAAGATTGCCGCACTTCCTGAAGAAGAGCGACCGGCATTCATTAAAGAAAAGCATGAAGAATACAGAGAAAACATTGATATTTATCGTTTGGCTTCTGAGATGGTGATCGATGACATCGTTCAGCCGAATAAGCTGAGAGAAGAGCTTTCCACTCGATATGATGCTTACGAGACAAAAGATGTTCTATTTACAGAAAGAAAACACGGCGTCTATCCGGTATAA
- a CDS encoding TetR/AcrR family transcriptional regulator: MSDLREKIIQTSLELFDRHGFHGVSVKQIVQQTNTSKGGFYHHFQSKDELLFVIHDTFITYVLKEAQAANVTHSSPIPKVQAIIQSFVQVFDLYKPHISVFYQESLYLKPAYEEEIKGKRDEFKRMVFNVIAEGQESGHFRRELPLEITGMAILGMVNWIYKWYRRDGTYTIDQIAEVFTDLVLHFLLPGKEDSEYFSHMLKVPFFYESE; this comes from the coding sequence ATGAGCGATTTGCGAGAAAAAATCATCCAGACATCTTTAGAGTTGTTCGACCGCCATGGTTTTCACGGCGTTTCAGTAAAGCAGATTGTACAGCAAACCAACACATCAAAAGGCGGCTTCTATCATCACTTTCAGTCAAAGGATGAACTTCTATTCGTTATTCACGACACGTTTATTACATATGTATTGAAGGAAGCACAGGCCGCTAACGTTACTCATTCTTCTCCTATACCAAAAGTACAGGCGATCATTCAATCGTTTGTCCAAGTGTTCGACTTGTACAAACCACATATCTCGGTGTTTTATCAGGAAAGCCTGTATTTGAAACCAGCGTATGAGGAAGAGATCAAAGGAAAGCGCGATGAATTCAAACGCATGGTGTTCAATGTCATTGCGGAAGGCCAAGAGTCTGGCCACTTCCGAAGAGAACTTCCGCTTGAGATCACCGGCATGGCAATCTTAGGTATGGTCAACTGGATTTATAAATGGTACCGGAGGGATGGGACTTACACCATCGATCAAATTGCAGAGGTTTTTACTGATCTGGTGCTGCACTTTTTGCTTCCAGGTAAAGAAGACAGTGAATACTTCAGCCATATGTTAAAAGTTCCTTTTTTTTATGAAAGTGAGTAA
- the parC gene encoding DNA topoisomerase IV subunit A, with the protein MAEAEKFLDLPLEEVLGDRFGRYSKYIIHERALPDARDGLKPVQRRILYAMHQEKNTHDKAYRKSAKTVGTVIGNYHPHGDTSVYDAMVRLSQTWKVRKSLVEMHGNNGSVDGDPPAAMRYTEARLSAISSELLRDIEKQTVEFIPNFDDTIDEPTVLPAKFPNLLVNGSTGISAGYATEIPSHNLGEVIDAVIMKIDKPQATVPELMTKLKGPDFPTGGIIQGIDGIQKAYETGRGKIVLRGRAEIQEQRGGREQIVIDEIPFEVNKASMVKRMDELRIDKKVEGIAEVRDETDRTGLRVVIDLKKDANSEGVLNYLYKHTDLQISYNFNMVAIHERTPSLMSLPMMLDAYIKHQKEVVTRQSIYDLNKAKSRAHIVEGLIKAISILDDVIATIRSSKDKADAKKQLIASYDFTEEQSEAIVTLQLYRLTNTDITALQKEADELKKQIEYLEKLLSSEHEMMKVIKSDLRSMKKQYNDERLTKIEEKVEELKVDLEVTVASEDVLVSVTKDGYIKRTSLRSYAASNGEDFALKDGDHLLGLFEINTTDTILLFTNLGKYLFLPVHKLPDIRWKDLGQYISNIVQVDKEEYIVEAIPVRDFTSEEYLIFFTKNGMVKKSDLQLYQAQRHSKALVAINLKNDDEVVDVHKTDGKADLFIATKKAYGLWYHEEEVNTVGQRAAGVKAINLKEDDEVVSGQLFRASEDPSILLTTHRAAVKRMRLKEFERTTRAKRGVLMLRELKKNPHQLVDVHLVNRDDQVMIMTAKQETIVVNTMDFKANDRYSNGSYVLDTEEKGQAEEAWIKPVYRVPFETESDT; encoded by the coding sequence TTGGCAGAGGCAGAGAAGTTTTTAGATTTACCATTAGAAGAAGTTCTCGGAGACCGCTTCGGGAGATATAGTAAATACATCATCCATGAACGCGCCCTCCCTGATGCCAGGGACGGCCTGAAGCCTGTACAGCGACGTATCCTTTATGCGATGCACCAGGAAAAAAACACCCACGACAAAGCTTACCGGAAATCCGCGAAAACGGTTGGTACCGTTATCGGTAACTATCACCCCCACGGGGATACATCCGTTTACGATGCGATGGTTCGGTTAAGCCAAACGTGGAAAGTGAGAAAATCCTTAGTAGAAATGCACGGAAATAACGGAAGTGTCGATGGTGATCCGCCTGCGGCGATGCGTTATACAGAAGCAAGACTTTCCGCTATTTCATCTGAACTGCTCAGGGATATTGAAAAACAGACGGTGGAGTTTATTCCGAACTTTGACGATACAATCGATGAACCGACCGTTCTCCCTGCGAAGTTTCCAAATCTTCTTGTTAACGGATCTACGGGGATATCCGCAGGTTATGCGACAGAAATCCCTTCCCACAACCTCGGAGAAGTGATAGATGCGGTAATCATGAAGATCGATAAACCTCAAGCGACTGTACCTGAGCTGATGACCAAATTGAAAGGTCCGGATTTCCCAACAGGCGGAATCATCCAGGGGATTGATGGTATTCAGAAAGCCTATGAAACAGGAAGAGGGAAAATCGTCCTGCGTGGACGTGCAGAAATCCAAGAGCAGCGCGGAGGACGTGAACAAATCGTCATTGACGAAATTCCTTTTGAAGTGAATAAGGCAAGCATGGTCAAACGAATGGATGAACTGAGAATCGATAAAAAAGTAGAAGGAATCGCTGAAGTCCGTGATGAGACGGACCGTACCGGCCTGCGGGTCGTCATTGATCTGAAAAAGGATGCGAATAGTGAAGGTGTTCTCAATTATCTTTACAAACATACAGACCTTCAGATCTCTTACAACTTCAACATGGTCGCCATTCACGAACGCACGCCTAGCCTTATGAGTCTTCCGATGATGCTTGATGCTTATATCAAGCACCAGAAAGAAGTAGTCACAAGACAATCGATCTATGATTTGAATAAGGCGAAGTCTCGTGCTCATATTGTGGAAGGCCTGATCAAAGCAATTTCTATTTTGGATGATGTTATCGCAACAATTCGCAGCTCCAAAGACAAAGCGGATGCAAAGAAACAGCTCATCGCAAGCTATGATTTCACAGAAGAACAATCAGAGGCGATCGTCACCTTGCAGCTGTATCGCTTGACGAATACAGATATTACAGCCTTGCAAAAAGAAGCGGATGAACTGAAAAAGCAAATCGAGTACTTAGAAAAACTTTTATCCAGTGAACATGAGATGATGAAGGTCATTAAATCCGATCTCCGTTCTATGAAAAAGCAATACAATGATGAGCGATTGACTAAGATTGAGGAAAAAGTAGAAGAGTTGAAAGTAGACCTTGAAGTCACAGTCGCGAGTGAAGATGTTCTTGTGTCCGTGACGAAAGATGGGTATATCAAGAGGACAAGCCTTCGTTCCTATGCGGCATCAAATGGAGAAGATTTTGCATTGAAAGACGGCGACCACCTGTTAGGTCTATTTGAAATCAATACGACGGATACCATTTTACTCTTTACGAACCTCGGTAAATATTTGTTCTTACCTGTTCATAAACTGCCGGATATCCGGTGGAAGGATCTTGGGCAGTACATTTCAAACATCGTTCAGGTGGACAAAGAAGAATATATCGTCGAAGCCATTCCTGTTCGGGACTTCACATCAGAGGAATACCTCATTTTCTTCACGAAGAACGGAATGGTGAAGAAGAGCGATTTGCAGCTCTATCAAGCGCAGCGGCATTCCAAGGCCCTCGTTGCTATCAATCTGAAAAATGATGATGAAGTAGTGGATGTCCACAAAACGGATGGCAAGGCGGATTTGTTTATTGCTACGAAGAAAGCTTATGGCCTTTGGTATCATGAAGAAGAAGTGAACACCGTCGGTCAGCGAGCAGCAGGTGTCAAAGCGATCAACCTGAAAGAAGACGATGAAGTTGTGTCTGGACAGTTGTTTAGAGCGTCCGAGGACCCTTCCATTCTTCTGACCACTCACCGTGCGGCGGTGAAGCGCATGCGGTTGAAAGAGTTTGAACGAACCACCCGGGCAAAACGCGGGGTGCTCATGTTAAGAGAGTTGAAGAAGAATCCACATCAATTGGTGGATGTACACCTTGTGAATAGAGATGACCAAGTGATGATCATGACAGCAAAACAAGAAACCATCGTCGTCAACACGATGGATTTTAAAGCAAATGATCGTTACAGCAACGGCTCTTATGTCCTGGATACAGAAGAAAAAGGACAAGCGGAAGAGGCTTGGATCAAGCCGGTCTACCGTGTTCCGTTTGAAACAGAATCCGATACCTAA
- a CDS encoding enoyl-CoA hydratase: MEELVTLEELSPHVYVLNLNRPDAANALSSDLLSQLQEKAHEINRRQEIRVVLVTGEGTKAFCAGADLKERRGMSDEEVIQTVRKIGDTVRMIEDIHVPTIAVINGVAFGGGLELALACDLRMMSTSTKVGLTETSLAIIPGAGGTQRLSRLIGIGQAKAMIYSAKPVEAKRAYTLGLVEYMHEPQFLMEEAKDLAACIARNGPIAMKQAKKAINQGYDTDLSSGLEIERGCYEKTIPTDDRVEGLQAFKEKRKPEYKGE; encoded by the coding sequence ATGGAGGAGCTAGTCACGTTAGAGGAGCTTTCCCCACATGTATATGTACTGAATTTGAACCGGCCCGATGCAGCGAACGCATTGTCTAGCGATTTGCTTTCTCAACTGCAGGAAAAAGCTCACGAAATCAACCGGCGTCAGGAAATCAGGGTGGTTCTAGTGACTGGGGAAGGAACGAAAGCCTTTTGCGCAGGAGCTGATTTAAAAGAACGACGGGGAATGAGTGATGAAGAAGTCATCCAGACCGTTAGAAAAATCGGAGATACGGTCCGGATGATTGAAGATATTCATGTACCGACGATCGCTGTTATCAACGGGGTCGCGTTTGGGGGCGGACTGGAACTCGCGCTTGCCTGCGACTTACGTATGATGAGTACATCAACGAAAGTGGGACTGACGGAAACATCTCTTGCCATTATCCCAGGCGCAGGTGGGACCCAGCGTTTATCCAGATTGATTGGAATCGGTCAGGCCAAAGCGATGATTTATTCCGCTAAGCCGGTGGAAGCAAAGCGAGCGTACACCCTTGGTCTAGTCGAATATATGCACGAACCGCAGTTCCTTATGGAAGAAGCGAAGGACCTGGCTGCATGCATCGCACGAAACGGTCCAATTGCCATGAAGCAGGCAAAAAAAGCAATCAATCAGGGATATGATACCGATTTGTCTTCAGGTCTTGAGATTGAACGTGGCTGTTATGAAAAGACGATTCCAACGGATGATCGTGTAGAAGGACTTCAAGCATTTAAGGAAAAAAGGAAACCGGAATACAAAGGAGAATAA
- a CDS encoding acetyl-CoA carboxylase biotin carboxyl carrier protein subunit, translating into MTEIKASMAGSVWKIVANQGDQVNDGEDIAILESMKMEIPIPAETSGTVKELKVSEGDFVNEGDVIAIIE; encoded by the coding sequence ATGACAGAAATCAAAGCATCCATGGCAGGAAGTGTATGGAAAATTGTTGCAAACCAAGGGGACCAAGTGAACGATGGGGAGGATATCGCCATCCTAGAATCTATGAAAATGGAGATTCCAATCCCTGCAGAAACATCTGGAACAGTCAAAGAGTTGAAAGTGAGTGAAGGGGATTTCGTCAACGAAGGGGACGTCATCGCAATCATCGAATAA
- a CDS encoding acyl-CoA dehydrogenase has product MNFDLTKEQEMTRKMVRDFSEDVIAPRAVDIDINSEFPKDIFDEMGKLGLLGIPFPEEYGGSGGDTVSYALAVEEIGRVCGSTGLSYAAAVSLGASPIYYFGTEEQKQEFLTPLAKGEGLASFGLTEPNAGSDAGGTKTRAELKGDHYVINGEKCWITNAEYARSITVTAVSGKREDGKNIISAFIVPKDTPGMKITSPYDKMGVRGSNTSEIILEDVKVPKENILGDPEKGFKQFLYTLDGGRISIAALAVGIAQASLDRALAYAKERKQFGQPITKFQAIQFKLADMAMEVELARNMVLKAAWLKDQGRNFTKESAYAKLFASETAFRSANQAIQIHGGYGYMREYEVERFLRDAKLLEIGEGTSEIQRLVIARQLGC; this is encoded by the coding sequence ATGAACTTCGATTTAACGAAAGAGCAGGAAATGACAAGGAAGATGGTCCGTGATTTTTCAGAGGATGTGATCGCCCCTCGAGCAGTGGACATCGATATTAACAGTGAATTCCCGAAGGATATCTTCGATGAAATGGGTAAGCTTGGACTTTTAGGTATCCCGTTCCCTGAAGAGTATGGCGGTTCAGGGGGAGATACGGTCAGTTATGCTCTTGCTGTGGAAGAGATTGGTCGTGTTTGTGGTTCGACAGGCCTCAGTTACGCAGCCGCTGTTTCTCTAGGAGCAAGCCCCATCTATTATTTCGGGACAGAAGAACAAAAACAAGAATTTCTAACCCCGCTTGCTAAAGGTGAAGGATTGGCTTCTTTTGGATTGACCGAACCGAATGCCGGTTCAGATGCAGGAGGAACGAAGACGCGTGCCGAATTGAAAGGTGACCACTATGTGATCAATGGTGAAAAGTGCTGGATTACAAATGCTGAATATGCGAGGTCCATCACAGTCACGGCAGTTTCAGGAAAACGCGAAGACGGGAAAAATATCATTTCTGCTTTCATCGTTCCGAAAGATACACCAGGCATGAAGATTACAAGTCCTTATGACAAAATGGGTGTTCGTGGATCGAACACTTCTGAAATTATTTTAGAAGATGTAAAAGTACCGAAAGAAAATATTCTCGGTGATCCAGAAAAAGGGTTCAAGCAATTCCTTTATACATTGGATGGTGGGAGGATTTCTATCGCTGCCCTGGCAGTAGGAATCGCGCAAGCCTCATTGGACCGTGCACTCGCCTATGCGAAAGAACGGAAGCAATTCGGTCAGCCGATAACAAAATTCCAGGCCATTCAGTTTAAGTTGGCCGATATGGCAATGGAAGTGGAACTTGCTCGTAACATGGTTCTAAAAGCAGCATGGTTGAAAGATCAAGGGAGAAATTTCACGAAAGAATCGGCATATGCGAAACTTTTTGCTTCAGAGACGGCTTTCCGATCTGCGAATCAGGCCATTCAAATTCATGGTGGTTATGGATATATGAGAGAGTACGAAGTTGAACGTTTTCTCCGTGATGCGAAACTCCTGGAGATTGGTGAAGGAACATCTGAAATCCAGCGCTTGGTCATTGCCCGTCAGTTAGGTTGTTAA
- a CDS encoding AMP-binding protein, with protein sequence MSLLEQTVGELLEQQAKAHPDHEAFVYPEKGLRKTYAEFNDMTDELAKGFMALGIEKGEHVAIWSDNKPEWLQSQFASGKMGGVLVTVNTNYRAQELEYLLKQSDASTLVLAEDFKGTSYIDILKEICPELETSEKGDLQSDRLPFLKNVVVLSDKSYRGCYSWQDILDMAMTVTDDELKERKETLHHRDVINMQYTSGTTGFPKGVMLSHYNIVNNGNQVADCMRLTEEDRLCIPVPFFHCFGCVLGTMAAVSKGTTMVILEQFDPKKVLQAVKEENCTALHGVPTMFIAELNHPEYEDLKPTTLRTGIMAGSTCPMEVMKSVIEDMGAEEITIAYGQTESSPVITQTKADDPIDLRVSSVGQAHPNVEVKIIEPATGEEVDTGVPSELCTRGYLVMEGYYKNEEATMTAIDPDGWLHTGDIAVMDENGYIEITGRIKDMIIRGGENVYPREIEEFLYQHPDILDVQVVGVPDEKYGEEIMAWIIPKEGKQLNESDIREFSQGKISKHKIPRYISFTDEYPMTASGKIQKFRLREHALEMMNLKS encoded by the coding sequence ATGTCCCTACTAGAACAGACGGTTGGTGAATTACTAGAACAGCAGGCAAAAGCCCATCCCGATCATGAGGCGTTCGTTTATCCTGAGAAAGGCCTTAGAAAAACCTATGCTGAATTCAACGACATGACGGATGAATTAGCTAAGGGATTCATGGCTCTTGGAATTGAAAAAGGAGAGCATGTCGCCATATGGTCTGATAACAAGCCGGAATGGTTACAATCCCAATTTGCTTCCGGAAAAATGGGTGGCGTGCTCGTCACCGTCAACACGAACTATCGTGCTCAGGAGCTAGAATATCTATTAAAACAATCAGATGCGTCCACATTGGTTCTTGCTGAGGATTTCAAAGGAACCTCTTATATTGATATTTTGAAAGAAATCTGTCCGGAGCTTGAAACTTCTGAAAAAGGAGATCTTCAAAGTGATCGTTTGCCATTTTTAAAGAATGTCGTCGTCTTGAGTGACAAGTCCTATCGGGGCTGTTATTCATGGCAGGATATCCTTGATATGGCGATGACCGTAACTGATGATGAACTGAAAGAGCGGAAAGAAACCCTCCATCATCGTGATGTGATCAACATGCAGTACACATCAGGAACGACAGGTTTTCCAAAAGGAGTCATGTTAAGTCATTATAATATCGTGAACAACGGAAACCAGGTAGCGGATTGTATGCGCCTGACAGAAGAAGACCGCCTCTGTATACCAGTGCCATTTTTCCACTGTTTCGGATGTGTTTTAGGTACGATGGCTGCCGTTTCCAAAGGGACCACGATGGTCATTCTGGAACAGTTTGATCCGAAAAAAGTGCTGCAGGCTGTGAAAGAAGAAAATTGCACAGCATTGCATGGAGTGCCTACCATGTTCATTGCCGAATTGAACCATCCTGAATACGAAGACTTGAAGCCGACGACCTTACGAACAGGAATCATGGCGGGATCCACATGTCCAATGGAAGTCATGAAGAGTGTGATTGAAGATATGGGAGCGGAAGAAATCACGATTGCCTATGGTCAGACGGAGTCTTCCCCTGTCATTACGCAGACGAAAGCTGATGATCCGATCGATTTAAGAGTAAGCAGTGTCGGCCAGGCTCATCCGAATGTCGAAGTGAAAATCATTGAGCCCGCTACAGGTGAGGAAGTCGACACAGGGGTTCCTAGTGAACTTTGTACGAGAGGCTACCTTGTTATGGAAGGGTATTACAAAAACGAGGAAGCAACGATGACTGCGATCGATCCAGATGGCTGGCTTCATACGGGAGATATTGCAGTCATGGATGAAAACGGATACATCGAAATCACCGGTAGAATTAAAGACATGATTATTCGTGGTGGCGAAAACGTCTATCCGAGAGAAATTGAAGAATTTTTGTATCAGCATCCGGACATTCTCGATGTGCAAGTGGTCGGAGTCCCCGATGAGAAGTATGGGGAAGAGATCATGGCATGGATTATTCCGAAAGAAGGCAAGCAATTAAATGAAAGCGATATCAGGGAATTCAGTCAAGGTAAAATTTCGAAACATAAAATCCCTCGTTATATAAGCTTTACCGATGAATACCCAATGACAGCGAGCGGAAAAATCCAGAAATTCAGACTTCGGGAACACGCGCTTGAAATGATGAACCTAAAATCCTAA